A genomic window from Triticum urartu cultivar G1812 chromosome 7, Tu2.1, whole genome shotgun sequence includes:
- the LOC125523993 gene encoding transcription termination factor MTERF15, mitochondrial-like — protein sequence MIHHLRTRVLSLLLRYPPSHLPASHLVPLHCLLSTTASISPKPFSAKDFLVADCGLTRAQALKASRRLSNLTSLSKPEATVAFLLGRGVPRSDIAAAVVADPSLLYASVGVVLAPRFAELTELGFSPSQIVAILSIRRTGALRGNLLFWFGIFDSYPKLLFLAKSNRELLSASLEKVIKPNLTTLQECGISARDIAGLSLYSCRLFTVKPKFLVDAVARVEELGVQRSSWMFRRALAALAFMHKDVLARKIQFLHSLGFSQDDLVNIAKKAALVLALSDKKIQRSVEFLMKEVGLQASYIARRPALIMYSVERRLLPRYSLLKLLRQKGLLDVELDYYSMASLAEKKFVQNFVDPYKDSVPGLVDEYASACHGKAPEGSARL from the coding sequence ATGATCCACCACCTCCGAACGCGCGTCCTTTCTCTCCTCCTCCGCTACCCACCATCCCATCTCCCCGCCTCCCACCTCGTTCCCCTCCACTGCCTCCTCTCCACCACCGCATCCATCTCCCCCAAACCTTTCTCCGCCAAGGACTTCCTCGTCGCCGACTGCGGCCTCACCCGAGCACAAGCACTCAAGGCCTCCAGAAGGCTCTCCAACCTCACCTCCCTCTCCAAGCCCGAGGCCACGGTGGCTTTTCTCTTGGGCCGCGGCGTCCCCCGCTCCGACATCGCCGCCGCCGTGGTCGCCGATCCGTCCCTCCTGTACGCCAGCGTGGGGGTGGTCCTCGCCCCCCGCTTCGCCGAGCTTACCGAACTCGGCTTCTCGCCTTCGCAGATCGTGGCCATCCTCTCGATCCGCCGCACGGGCGCTCTCCGCGGCAACCTCCTGTTCTGGTTCGGGATCTTCGACTCCTACCCCAAGCTGCTCTTTCTCGCAAAGTCAAACCGCGAGCTCCTCAGCGCCAGCCTCGAGAAGGTGATCAAGCCGAACCTGACCACCCTCCAAGAATGTGGGATAAGTGCTCGTGATATTGCAGGTTTAAGCTTGTACTCCTGTCGGCTGTTCACCGTGAAACCCAAGTTTCTGGTGGACGCCGTGGCGCGGGTCGAGGAGTTAGGTGTGCAGCGAAGCTCATGGATGTTCCGTCGTGCACTCGCTGCACTCGCCTTCATGCACAAGGACGTTCTTGCCAGGAAAATACAATTTTTACATTCGCTGGGGTTTTCACAGGATGATTTGGTGAATATCGCCAAGAAGGCGGCACTTGTCCTGGCTTTATCTGATAAAAAGATCCAGCGATCTGTGGAGTTCTTGATGAAGGAGGTCGGTCTGCAGGCTTCGTACATTGCTCGAAGGCCAGCGCTGATCATGTATAGCGTTGAGAGGCGGTTGTTGCCCCGGTACTCCCTGCTTAAGCTTCTCAGGCAGAAGGGATTACTGGACGTGGAATTGGACTATTATAGCATGGCATCGCTGGCTGAGAAGAAGTTTGTGCAGAATTTTGTGGATCCTTATAAGGATAGTGTTCCAGGCCTAGTTGATGAGTATGCCTCTGCATGTCATGGGAAAGCACCAGAAGGAAGTGCTCGGCTATAA